Proteins from a single region of Chryseomicrobium sp. FSL W7-1435:
- a CDS encoding saccharopine dehydrogenase C-terminal domain-containing protein, whose protein sequence is MIVGVLGAGLMGKEAATDLVKSANVEKVILGDLDVGQTEMFAQKLQNPKLEVRHLDAADEESMKSLMRDCDVVVNALFYSFNQRVAEFAIELGVHSVDLGGHIGGATDYILKLDEKAKSAGVTLIPDLGVAPGMINILAGHGAKKLDKVASIKLYVGGIPVEPEGIFKYNLVFSLDGVFDHYTDKSHVIRHGELQEVDSLSEIEPIQFDGFEELEAFHTAGGTSTLGHTFAGIDTLEYKTIRYKGHAEKFKLLVDLGLTNKETMVNAGGHVVSARDVLREVLTPKLRLGDKKDAVLLRVLVEGFEGETEKSYMYELVTTKDELSGTTAMARATANTISVVAQMIGNGTITSHGVFPPETIVPGDLYMKEMAARGVEIKEYVKSEQL, encoded by the coding sequence ATGATCGTTGGAGTATTAGGTGCTGGTTTGATGGGGAAAGAAGCAGCAACCGATTTAGTGAAGAGCGCAAACGTTGAAAAGGTCATCCTTGGAGATTTAGATGTTGGTCAGACAGAGATGTTTGCTCAAAAATTGCAAAATCCAAAACTTGAAGTGCGCCATTTAGACGCAGCCGATGAAGAGTCGATGAAATCCTTGATGCGCGACTGTGATGTCGTGGTCAATGCATTATTCTACTCGTTCAACCAACGTGTGGCAGAGTTTGCTATCGAACTGGGTGTCCATTCTGTCGATTTAGGTGGTCACATTGGTGGGGCAACTGACTATATTTTAAAATTAGACGAAAAAGCAAAGTCTGCTGGTGTTACACTCATTCCGGATCTAGGGGTGGCTCCTGGAATGATCAATATTTTAGCAGGACATGGTGCTAAAAAGCTGGATAAAGTAGCGAGTATCAAATTGTACGTTGGCGGAATTCCTGTTGAACCTGAAGGAATCTTTAAATACAATCTCGTATTCTCGTTAGATGGAGTATTTGATCACTATACGGATAAATCTCACGTCATCCGGCATGGCGAGCTTCAAGAAGTAGACTCTCTATCTGAGATTGAACCGATTCAATTCGATGGATTTGAAGAACTAGAAGCTTTCCATACGGCAGGCGGGACCTCAACACTTGGACATACGTTTGCAGGCATTGATACCTTGGAGTACAAGACGATTCGGTATAAAGGGCATGCGGAGAAGTTCAAGCTGTTAGTTGATCTTGGTCTGACGAATAAAGAGACCATGGTGAACGCGGGTGGACACGTAGTATCTGCTCGAGATGTATTACGTGAGGTATTGACGCCTAAACTTAGATTAGGTGATAAGAAAGATGCTGTTTTATTGCGCGTACTAGTAGAAGGCTTTGAAGGCGAGACAGAGAAAAGTTACATGTATGAGCTGGTGACTACTAAAGATGAATTATCTGGAACGACGGCGATGGCAAGAGCCACTGCTAATACAATTTCTGTCGTCGCTCAAATGATTGGAAATGGAACGATTACTTCTCATGGTGTATTTCCGCCAGAAACGATTGTCCCAGGCGATCTTTACATGAAAGAGATGGCTGCTCGTGGAGTCGAAATCAAAGAATATGTAAAATCAGAGCAACTTTAA
- a CDS encoding EAL domain-containing protein, which produces MAQTNYTLDHLQQSLEIKDIPTEWEQVKAGLKEGFMFYVIDANGIILSTNSKFLERSEWTPKRVIGKSIWQLLPDEESSRHKGHQILQHLERGSVWQGSLEKCTKSGLSYWVQILAIPICDEDDTVQHSYIIEEEITDKKTMQTKLEEAAYVDLETGLLSRYKMEEIMKEQLTQKVEFTYVLLSIDKFYTLKELMNEQHEETLLHEFTQLLKKYFPDSEIGRMGRNEFALITPLSDWYIQGFSDFLKANPVYIEAKSVALSVSGSMTRYPDDQKTLHHIVEAAHNSLQRVKQQGGNLITTLPKDAHSKLSRRVEIEKELLIALDQQHLEVVYLPIIDTASKRVTSFEALVRWESDVLGQVSPEELIPIAEQTGLINDIGTFVLEKSCLQAADWHRQGYDIKVNVNLSVREFHDKNMARTVIKILQQTGCPANRLQIEITEKFALEAEAEKTIIEQMHALNREGVRFVLDDFGSGYASLRYLQLLPIESLKIDRVFIQAMTQNDKVMRLIKGMVSLGHSLQIRVLAEGIETEQQAKQLQAMGCDGLQGFHISKPLKVSELSAYFQ; this is translated from the coding sequence ATGGCTCAAACTAACTATACGCTCGATCATTTACAGCAATCCCTTGAGATCAAGGATATCCCAACCGAGTGGGAACAGGTAAAAGCTGGATTAAAAGAAGGCTTTATGTTCTATGTTATAGATGCTAACGGTATTATCCTCTCAACTAATTCAAAATTTTTAGAACGAAGTGAATGGACACCTAAACGCGTTATCGGTAAATCGATATGGCAACTATTACCTGATGAAGAGTCTTCTCGCCATAAGGGCCATCAGATTCTTCAACATTTAGAGCGTGGAAGTGTTTGGCAAGGCTCACTTGAAAAGTGTACAAAATCAGGTCTTTCGTATTGGGTGCAGATTCTAGCCATTCCAATTTGTGATGAAGACGATACAGTACAACATAGTTATATCATTGAAGAAGAGATTACCGACAAAAAGACAATGCAGACGAAGTTAGAAGAAGCCGCGTACGTCGATCTTGAAACAGGCCTGTTAAGTCGTTACAAGATGGAAGAAATCATGAAGGAACAACTTACGCAAAAAGTAGAGTTCACCTATGTACTTCTTTCGATCGATAAATTTTACACATTGAAAGAGTTAATGAATGAGCAACATGAAGAGACTCTCTTGCATGAATTCACCCAACTCTTGAAAAAGTATTTTCCCGATTCTGAGATTGGCCGTATGGGACGCAATGAGTTTGCGCTGATCACACCACTCAGTGATTGGTATATCCAAGGCTTCAGTGACTTTTTAAAGGCAAACCCTGTTTATATAGAAGCAAAATCGGTTGCGCTCTCTGTGAGTGGAAGTATGACTCGTTACCCAGACGACCAAAAAACATTACACCATATCGTTGAAGCTGCTCACAACTCTTTACAGCGTGTGAAACAGCAAGGTGGAAATCTGATTACCACACTTCCTAAGGATGCTCACTCGAAGTTGTCGCGTCGTGTAGAGATTGAAAAAGAACTTCTAATTGCACTGGATCAACAACACCTTGAAGTGGTCTACTTGCCGATTATTGATACAGCAAGTAAACGCGTCACTAGCTTTGAAGCCTTGGTACGTTGGGAAAGCGACGTCTTGGGCCAAGTGTCTCCAGAAGAGCTGATCCCTATAGCTGAACAGACAGGTCTCATTAATGACATTGGAACATTCGTCTTAGAGAAAAGCTGTCTCCAAGCAGCCGATTGGCACCGACAAGGTTACGACATCAAAGTGAACGTCAATCTATCTGTCCGCGAATTCCATGATAAAAATATGGCGCGTACAGTCATTAAAATTCTGCAACAAACCGGTTGTCCGGCAAATCGTCTTCAAATCGAAATCACTGAGAAATTCGCGTTAGAGGCAGAAGCAGAGAAGACCATTATCGAACAAATGCATGCATTAAACCGCGAAGGTGTGCGCTTTGTATTGGACGACTTTGGATCAGGCTATGCCTCATTGCGTTACTTGCAGTTGTTACCGATTGAAAGCTTGAAAATTGATCGCGTATTTATTCAGGCCATGACGCAGAATGATAAAGTGATGCGTTTAATCAAAGGGATGGTTTCTCTTGGTCACTCCCTACAAATTCGCGTATTGGCTGAAGGTATTGAAACGGAGCAACAAGCGAAGCAGTTACAAGCCATGGGTTGTGATGGGTTGCAGGGCTTCCATATCTCTAAGCCACTAAAAGTTTCCGAACTAAGTGCCTATTTTCAATAA
- a CDS encoding IS1182 family transposase → MFKNYNMNQLVLPLDIEMKLSKDDIAFSIDRLVETIPDEAFHEFRRDNGCPAYHPKMMLKIILCAYTQSTFSGRKIEDLTKDSLRIMWLAQGHQPSYRTINRFRVQPAMNALIKECFIQFRNRLVAEDLIDQDAIFIDGTKIEADANKFTFVWKRAVEKYLTSLTEKSKQMYEELFKANIMPALEVEEGLTAEQMSLMADKLEEHVHEKTAQIESTEDVAKRKKIRSERKEPKKLLKLIKDMLVRKHRYEIDLGIMGERNSYSKTDKDATFMRMKDDYMRNGQLKPGYNLQIATENQYTLAYAVFPNPSDSKTMVPFLDKIEDDFFELPEHIVADAGYGSEPNYNDILVKRQKTPLITYGQYLREQKKAYKNNPFQTANWTYDETTDSYECPNSKRLNFSHLSVRRDKTGFERQFKVYRAEDCGGCPFRSQCTKAHEGTNRTMSVNVTWEEQKEYVRTKLSEEKTGSIYRRRKTDVEPVFGFLKANLGFTRASVRTRPKVENDIGLALMAVNLRKYAARV, encoded by the coding sequence ATGTTTAAAAATTATAACATGAATCAACTAGTGTTACCTCTAGATATCGAGATGAAGTTATCAAAAGATGATATCGCCTTCTCTATCGACCGTCTGGTCGAGACTATCCCCGATGAAGCCTTCCACGAATTTCGACGTGACAATGGTTGTCCAGCTTATCACCCAAAGATGATGTTGAAGATCATTCTCTGTGCATACACCCAATCCACATTCTCCGGTCGCAAGATCGAAGACCTGACAAAGGACAGCCTAAGAATCATGTGGCTTGCCCAAGGACACCAACCCAGTTATCGTACGATCAACCGTTTCCGTGTACAACCCGCAATGAACGCACTCATCAAAGAATGTTTCATCCAGTTCCGCAATCGTCTTGTGGCAGAAGACCTGATCGATCAAGATGCGATCTTCATTGATGGGACCAAGATCGAGGCGGACGCAAACAAGTTCACATTCGTCTGGAAACGAGCCGTAGAAAAATATCTGACAAGCCTGACTGAGAAATCCAAGCAGATGTATGAAGAACTTTTCAAAGCCAACATCATGCCTGCTCTAGAGGTCGAGGAAGGTCTCACGGCTGAACAGATGTCCTTGATGGCGGACAAGCTCGAAGAGCATGTCCACGAGAAGACGGCGCAGATCGAGTCCACCGAAGACGTGGCTAAACGAAAGAAGATACGATCAGAACGAAAAGAACCAAAGAAGCTACTAAAACTGATCAAGGACATGCTTGTCCGAAAACATCGTTATGAGATCGACCTGGGGATCATGGGTGAGCGAAACAGTTATTCCAAGACTGACAAGGATGCCACGTTCATGCGGATGAAAGATGATTATATGAGGAACGGTCAATTGAAACCTGGCTACAACTTACAGATCGCAACAGAAAATCAATATACTCTGGCTTATGCAGTATTCCCAAATCCAAGTGACTCGAAGACGATGGTTCCTTTCCTAGACAAAATTGAAGATGATTTCTTCGAACTTCCTGAACATATCGTGGCGGATGCGGGTTATGGCAGCGAGCCGAACTATAACGACATCCTAGTGAAACGCCAAAAGACACCACTCATCACTTATGGTCAGTATCTTCGAGAACAGAAGAAGGCCTATAAAAACAACCCATTCCAGACAGCGAATTGGACCTATGACGAAACAACGGATTCCTATGAATGCCCTAACTCTAAACGTCTTAACTTCTCCCATTTGAGCGTACGCAGAGACAAGACTGGTTTCGAACGCCAGTTTAAAGTATATCGAGCGGAAGACTGTGGCGGTTGTCCATTCCGATCACAGTGTACAAAGGCACACGAGGGAACCAATCGCACGATGTCTGTGAATGTCACCTGGGAAGAACAAAAAGAATATGTGAGAACCAAGCTTTCAGAAGAAAAGACCGGGTCTATCTATCGCCGTCGCAAGACGGACGTGGAACCAGTTTTTGGATTCTTGAAAGCTAATTTGGGTTTCACTCGTGCCTCCGTTCGCACTCGACCAAAGGTCGAGAACGATATCGGATTGGCACTTATGGCGGTGAACTTGAGAAAATATGCGGCCAGAGTGTAG
- a CDS encoding aldehyde dehydrogenase family protein: MKLTHFINGEWVESESTKEVLNPATGEVLSHVPMGDAELVAKAVEGAKVAQKQWAKVPAPKRAQYLYAIGRLMEERKEHLSQVLTKEMGKVIEEGRGEVQEGIDMAYYMAGEGRRLFGETTPSELADKFAMSVRAPIGVVGLITPWNFPVAIATWKSFPAIVAGNTFLWKPATETPMMAYEMAKIFEEVGLPNGVANVVFGSGSEVGTAMIEHPDVKVISFTGSTETGSKVAELGGKHLKKVSLEMGGKNAVIVMEDANLDLAVDGILWSAFGTAGQRCTACSRVIAHKDVKKELETRLLEKMKHLTIGDGTDESVKIGPVINAAALEKIHGYVEIGKQDGATLLAGGEILKDDKLADGNYYAPTLFTDVPWDSRIAQEEIFGPVVSIIEVASLDEAIEVNNSVKFGLSSSIFSQDVNTIFKAQRDLDTGIVYVNAGTTGAEIHLPFGGTKGTGNGHRDSGVAALDVYTEWKSIYVDFSGKLQRAQIDTN, encoded by the coding sequence ATGAAATTAACACATTTTATCAACGGAGAATGGGTAGAATCAGAATCCACTAAAGAAGTACTGAATCCCGCAACAGGTGAAGTTTTATCTCACGTGCCAATGGGTGATGCTGAATTAGTGGCAAAGGCTGTGGAAGGAGCCAAAGTAGCTCAGAAACAGTGGGCCAAAGTCCCTGCACCTAAACGTGCTCAATATCTTTATGCAATTGGCCGTTTGATGGAAGAGAGGAAAGAGCATCTTTCACAAGTCCTGACAAAAGAGATGGGTAAAGTCATCGAAGAAGGTCGTGGCGAGGTCCAAGAAGGCATCGACATGGCTTACTATATGGCGGGTGAAGGAAGACGTCTCTTTGGAGAAACGACGCCTTCTGAACTTGCTGATAAATTCGCGATGAGTGTTCGAGCGCCAATTGGCGTCGTCGGACTTATTACGCCTTGGAATTTCCCCGTAGCTATTGCGACATGGAAGTCATTCCCGGCAATTGTTGCAGGAAACACATTCCTTTGGAAACCAGCAACAGAAACACCCATGATGGCTTATGAAATGGCAAAAATCTTTGAAGAAGTCGGCCTTCCAAACGGTGTAGCTAACGTCGTATTCGGCTCTGGATCGGAAGTGGGGACAGCGATGATTGAACATCCAGATGTGAAAGTCATTTCCTTCACGGGGTCTACTGAAACAGGAAGCAAAGTGGCAGAACTGGGTGGCAAACACTTGAAAAAAGTATCACTTGAAATGGGTGGTAAAAATGCCGTGATAGTTATGGAAGATGCTAATTTAGATTTAGCAGTTGACGGTATCCTTTGGAGTGCATTTGGAACAGCCGGTCAAAGGTGTACGGCATGTAGTCGAGTGATTGCGCATAAAGATGTGAAGAAGGAATTGGAAACACGTTTACTGGAGAAAATGAAACACTTAACGATTGGTGATGGCACAGACGAATCTGTGAAAATTGGACCCGTGATTAATGCAGCTGCCTTAGAGAAAATTCATGGTTACGTGGAAATCGGGAAGCAAGACGGGGCAACTCTACTGGCAGGCGGCGAAATCTTAAAAGACGACAAGCTAGCTGACGGTAACTATTACGCACCTACTCTATTCACAGATGTTCCGTGGGACTCTCGTATCGCACAAGAAGAAATTTTTGGCCCAGTCGTGTCCATCATTGAAGTAGCTTCTTTAGATGAAGCTATTGAAGTCAACAATAGTGTGAAATTCGGCTTGTCGAGCTCTATTTTCTCACAAGATGTGAACACGATTTTCAAAGCACAACGTGATTTGGATACGGGAATTGTTTACGTCAATGCAGGGACGACAGGAGCAGAAATTCACCTACCTTTCGGAGGCACAAAGGGAACGGGGAACGGCCACCGCGATTCAGGAGTCGCAGCTCTAGATGTCTACACCGAATGGAAAAGTATTTACGTGGACTTTAGTGGGAAATTACAACGCGCTCAAATTGATACAAACTAG
- a CDS encoding threonine/serine exporter family protein, with the protein MSNYEITVECCLLAGRLMIEGGAETYRAEDTMERMARSQHLIGSQSFVMPTGIMFSANNSAPTRLMRINSRVTDLEKVAMVNSISRRLVNQELTIEAAYDELRKIETEHKTFPFWLQILASGVTSGAFLLLLGFDSVNLPAAMLIGALGYVIATLLELKTRVKFFAEFFAALVIGIAAYFAVYFGFGNNLDSLIIGSVIPLVPGLLITNAVRDLMAGHFVSGLSKGAEAFLTAFAIGAGVALVLSF; encoded by the coding sequence ATGTCGAATTACGAAATCACTGTAGAGTGCTGCTTGCTCGCTGGACGCTTGATGATTGAAGGTGGGGCAGAGACGTATCGTGCAGAGGATACGATGGAGCGAATGGCGCGGTCTCAGCATCTCATCGGCTCGCAAAGCTTCGTCATGCCAACAGGCATCATGTTCAGTGCAAACAACAGTGCACCGACACGTTTAATGCGCATCAACTCACGCGTAACAGATTTAGAAAAAGTGGCTATGGTGAACTCGATATCGAGACGTCTTGTGAATCAAGAGTTAACAATCGAAGCAGCCTACGACGAACTCAGAAAAATTGAAACGGAACATAAGACATTTCCTTTTTGGTTGCAGATTCTTGCATCTGGTGTGACATCTGGGGCCTTCCTTTTACTACTCGGCTTTGATAGTGTGAACCTTCCGGCTGCTATGTTGATTGGTGCGCTTGGTTATGTCATTGCCACGCTGCTAGAATTAAAGACTCGCGTAAAATTCTTTGCTGAATTTTTTGCAGCACTTGTCATCGGGATCGCCGCTTATTTTGCCGTTTATTTTGGGTTTGGTAACAATTTAGATAGTCTGATTATTGGATCAGTCATTCCATTGGTCCCTGGTTTACTAATAACCAACGCAGTACGGGACTTGATGGCAGGGCATTTTGTTTCCGGTTTATCAAAAGGAGCCGAGGCGTTTCTCACGGCCTTCGCCATTGGGGCAGGCGTGGCACTCGTCTTGTCATTTTAA
- a CDS encoding DMT family transporter, with amino-acid sequence MKSNRWKGIVLILTGAMLWGASGPMMEWLLEHFPITVSFFLTVRLLLAGAFVLIVLRLKKQPVFQIWKDTAWRWGLLIFGIFGMLAVQYTFVTAIAVSNATVATLLQFMGPVYIILFISWRRRQLPPMYQVIGMIGTLGGLVLLLTNGNFAQLAISGEALAWGIAVGIAFAFYTVYPARLMQEWGVLLIVGWGMVIGGVVVGVTTRVWSTGQWEQLLNPTVLVMTFAIILVGTLAFILFLSSMRFITAVETSILSSMEPLTAMVISFFWFSQVFGSLQYVGMVIMLLFITWLTIAGEKQSEH; translated from the coding sequence ATGAAGTCCAATCGTTGGAAAGGTATTGTACTTATTTTAACTGGAGCTATGTTATGGGGAGCAAGTGGACCAATGATGGAATGGTTGCTCGAACACTTTCCCATAACAGTTTCGTTCTTTTTAACTGTGCGTCTCCTCCTAGCAGGTGCATTTGTACTTATTGTGTTGCGCTTGAAAAAACAGCCTGTATTTCAAATTTGGAAAGACACGGCTTGGCGCTGGGGATTACTGATCTTTGGTATATTCGGAATGCTCGCTGTGCAGTATACGTTTGTAACGGCTATTGCTGTCAGTAATGCGACGGTGGCCACCTTACTGCAATTTATGGGACCCGTTTACATCATCTTGTTTATTTCTTGGAGACGGCGACAGCTCCCACCGATGTATCAAGTCATCGGTATGATTGGGACGCTTGGAGGGCTCGTTTTATTACTGACTAACGGGAATTTTGCACAACTTGCTATTTCTGGTGAAGCTCTCGCATGGGGGATTGCAGTCGGAATCGCGTTTGCCTTTTATACGGTGTATCCAGCCCGTCTGATGCAAGAGTGGGGCGTGCTCCTCATTGTCGGATGGGGAATGGTGATAGGTGGAGTCGTTGTTGGTGTAACGACCAGAGTCTGGTCAACAGGCCAGTGGGAACAACTACTAAACCCAACTGTACTTGTGATGACCTTTGCTATCATACTTGTGGGAACTTTAGCCTTTATTCTCTTCCTATCTAGTATGAGATTTATTACAGCAGTTGAAACAAGTATTTTATCGAGTATGGAACCACTAACAGCTATGGTGATATCGTTCTTTTGGTTCAGTCAAGTGTTCGGTTCTCTGCAATATGTGGGAATGGTGATTATGTTGCTCTTTATCACTTGGCTGACGATTGCCGGTGAAAAACAATCAGAACATTGA
- a CDS encoding threonine/serine exporter family protein, with the protein MDYIIQALLSFIAAVAFGVLFNAPRRMLIHCGIVGTVGWLVFSITRSQTDDQVVATFLGAFTIALLSHVFARRRKMPMILFSVSGIIVLVPGSSAYNAMRHVVEQDYLMAIELGTRALLISGAIAMGLVFAEIIMQIYLKIYYKLVKKKKTEALVDLEDTRQL; encoded by the coding sequence ATGGATTATATTATACAAGCCTTATTGAGCTTTATTGCAGCTGTAGCATTTGGCGTGTTGTTCAATGCTCCTCGCCGGATGTTGATTCATTGCGGGATCGTTGGAACGGTTGGGTGGCTCGTATTTTCAATTACACGCAGTCAAACAGATGACCAAGTCGTCGCAACATTTTTAGGAGCTTTTACTATTGCGTTATTGTCACACGTTTTTGCACGTCGTCGTAAGATGCCGATGATTCTCTTTAGTGTATCGGGCATCATTGTACTCGTTCCAGGATCTTCTGCGTATAATGCGATGCGTCATGTCGTAGAACAAGATTATTTAATGGCCATTGAATTAGGTACTAGAGCTTTATTAATTTCAGGAGCCATTGCTATGGGCCTTGTATTTGCAGAGATCATCATGCAAATTTATTTGAAAATATACTACAAGCTCGTCAAAAAGAAGAAAACAGAGGCGCTCGTCGATTTAGAGGATACGCGCCAGTTGTAA
- a CDS encoding beta-propeller domain-containing protein → MTKWKMPMLATLLVGLLIGGFYFSGFMKGETVKAYPEMTVVNEEVQLRDYFERVRKSQKNNYGLLATEGSEAEESASSDSAGSESGTKSADVSTTNNQVEGVDEADSVKLNEDYIYLVSEQDVVIFDIRNPDQMEEAGKITFGNSRYPSQLFLTEDYLVVLNQNYMYDGGPLQKTAEGKKWAPYDGMTLASIYTLEDPTNPKLVREVGAEGHLGHARMTNNTIYFTSSLYSRMWALEEDDDVELRPFTYDSEASEDPEVMDYENITILPDTLEGGYTLISAISLNDLSENQLSTEGYLGSGEQFYMSLESLYLTTTVYTAEDEEESSEDSSADMDTRMWNPGVRDTDIYKFDFEGTTVEFIASHRVEGHLLNQFSMDEYDNHFRVVTTEGDAWDESQPSENHLFILDEQMKRVGEIKGLAKTERIYSARFMGDKAYMVTFKETDPLFVFDLSDPTAPAVLGELKIPGFSNYLHPIGENHLLGVGYDTEMIKFPGSKEPSLVTGGMKLSLFDVSDFSNPKEQDVEIIGGQGTYSPVQYDHKAMMIHAGKGYYGFPVTIYDGKPGESMNFEGDGAHVYSVTPEEGIQLKAALMNERVEGQQYEEWNHSIQRLVYVDNTLYTLANQRIQSYDFTTFTKKSTLDY, encoded by the coding sequence ATGACTAAGTGGAAGATGCCCATGCTAGCTACGCTTTTGGTCGGGTTGCTAATTGGTGGATTTTATTTTTCTGGTTTTATGAAAGGGGAAACTGTTAAAGCCTACCCTGAAATGACTGTTGTGAATGAAGAGGTGCAACTGCGCGACTATTTTGAGCGTGTTCGTAAATCACAAAAAAATAACTATGGTCTCTTGGCAACTGAAGGCAGCGAAGCAGAAGAATCTGCCTCAAGTGATTCGGCAGGTAGTGAATCAGGCACAAAAAGCGCCGATGTTTCTACGACAAACAATCAAGTGGAAGGTGTCGATGAAGCAGATTCTGTGAAATTGAATGAAGACTACATTTATTTAGTGTCAGAACAAGATGTGGTGATCTTTGATATCCGAAATCCCGATCAAATGGAAGAAGCGGGGAAAATTACATTTGGCAATTCACGTTATCCGTCACAACTTTTCTTGACGGAAGATTACTTAGTTGTTTTAAATCAAAATTATATGTATGACGGAGGGCCTCTACAAAAGACTGCAGAAGGCAAGAAATGGGCACCGTATGATGGGATGACGCTTGCGAGTATCTACACATTGGAAGATCCTACGAATCCAAAGCTTGTTAGGGAAGTAGGGGCGGAGGGACACCTCGGACACGCAAGGATGACAAATAACACGATTTATTTTACTTCTAGTCTTTATAGCCGTATGTGGGCATTAGAAGAAGACGATGATGTAGAGCTACGACCATTCACTTATGATTCCGAAGCAAGTGAAGATCCGGAAGTGATGGATTATGAAAACATCACGATATTACCGGATACTCTAGAAGGCGGCTACACCTTGATTTCTGCCATTTCTCTAAATGACTTGTCAGAGAATCAGCTATCTACAGAAGGATATCTCGGTAGTGGTGAGCAATTTTATATGTCCTTGGAGTCCCTTTATTTAACTACAACCGTCTATACAGCAGAAGATGAAGAAGAATCTTCTGAGGATTCTAGCGCAGACATGGATACTCGCATGTGGAACCCAGGTGTGCGGGATACAGATATTTATAAATTTGATTTTGAAGGAACAACTGTAGAGTTCATCGCTTCGCATCGTGTTGAGGGCCATCTCCTCAATCAATTTTCAATGGACGAATACGACAATCATTTCCGTGTAGTGACAACGGAAGGAGACGCGTGGGATGAATCTCAACCATCTGAAAATCACCTATTCATTTTAGATGAGCAAATGAAGCGTGTAGGTGAAATTAAAGGTCTGGCTAAGACAGAACGCATTTATTCTGCTAGATTCATGGGTGACAAAGCATACATGGTGACATTTAAAGAAACCGATCCACTTTTTGTATTCGATCTATCTGATCCGACGGCACCTGCGGTATTAGGTGAACTCAAAATTCCGGGCTTCAGCAACTACCTGCACCCGATTGGTGAAAATCATCTACTGGGAGTTGGGTATGATACAGAGATGATTAAATTCCCTGGCTCAAAAGAGCCTAGCTTGGTCACTGGAGGTATGAAACTATCATTGTTCGACGTCAGTGATTTTTCAAACCCAAAAGAGCAAGATGTTGAAATTATTGGTGGCCAAGGCACCTATTCACCTGTTCAATACGATCACAAAGCTATGATGATTCATGCAGGGAAGGGTTATTACGGATTTCCTGTAACAATTTACGATGGTAAGCCAGGTGAATCTATGAACTTTGAAGGCGATGGGGCCCATGTCTATTCTGTAACGCCTGAAGAGGGTATTCAACTAAAAGCGGCTCTAATGAATGAGCGAGTAGAAGGGCAGCAGTATGAAGAGTGGAATCATTCTATACAACGACTTGTGTATGTAGATAACACGCTCTATACTCTGGCTAATCAACGAATTCAAAGTTATGATTTCACTACCTTCACTAAAAAAAGTACTCTTGATTATTAA